The following nucleotide sequence is from Pangasianodon hypophthalmus isolate fPanHyp1 chromosome 8, fPanHyp1.pri, whole genome shotgun sequence.
TCTAAAAGTCATTGGACGGCTGCAGCTCGGCGGCGCTCGTAGCCTCATTTGTTCTTTCATCCGTTTTCAGACGTGCGATTGGAGGTATCGAGAGGCTCCTGTGAACTCTAGATGACAGCAATTGGATGgcaggggattttttttaacagcgtGCACCTGCATATCAGGACTATTTGAAGTGTATTTGTGACCTGCAGATAAGCTTTAGATCTCTCAGCGCTGCCTGAGGGGCGCCAATACTTAATCTGCTGCTGCGTCATGTCATTCGGGTTTCATCTGGAGCGATCTGTTTTCTAGAGGGTTtccagtatttttttgttttttgttttttttcttcggAGATCATTAAGTGGATGCAAGAACAGCACGGGTTGTCCTAGCACGAGCCAGGCTGCTGCCCGGGTACAGCGCGTGAAGCAGAGACAACAAGGAGGCAGGAGGGAGAAATCGTCATGCTGAAGTTGGCTCGTGTGTGATTGTACAGCACGTTTTCGGCCGGTGGTGACTAAAAGCCTCCTCCTCGGATAGAGATGGCGTGATATCCCTGTTTTTCCGCGCTGAGAGCGATCGCTACAGTGGGACGATATTAAAGCTGAGGTGGGCGGACCTTGGCATAGCACCATTTTTTTGTGGGGGGCTGGAAGAAGAGACTATTTACTACAGATCCGTGTTGATTTGCGTTACAACCAGCATTGGTCTTCAAAAGCAACATCACAGGGTTTTAATTGAATCTGTTAtatatctttgtttttttttttcttcactcgCTCAACATCTTGGGAAGATCATGGCCGAAGCCCCAGATGTAAACAGGTTGTCCACTGCTGCTGCGAGAGGAGACTTGAGAGAAACTGAGGAGATACTGGAGAGCAACATTAACGTGAATGCGAAGAACAAATTCGGCAGGACAGCACTGCAGGTTGGAGACCATCCCAAACTATTTACACTCACTTTCAACCTCGAATGCTTCCATCTTAcgtttctttcttccttttttttatttgatctaGGCTGTCAAACGTTTAGTATCCTGTTAACTGTTATTTAAGCACCATTGTGAATTTGCTCGAAGCTTTACTACTTTAACTGAATAAACAGTCATGTGTTAAAACTGCATATTAATCACAAATCACCACGAGCACTCAGTAGCCTCCTACATTATTTGGCTATAGCTTTTGTTATGACCAGATATTTACTTGTCACGTTTTATTTCAGTTCTAAAAGCTGCAAAACATTGCTAAATATTAACATATAGGCTAATGCAATGTATATTTTGCAGTGAAAATATTACACATGAAATTTCTCCTGTGATTTAAGGCAAGTAAGGACTGCTAAACTGCAGAAATATGAGTTCAAGGCCGTATGTTTCAGATTTAGCctcaaagattaaaaatagTGTTTTCCACCCATGAAAACTATAAAATAGAatgataaaatatgattatGTCAGTGGTTTGGatataattgattatttttttgcttAGTTTGCTTGCGGCCTACATTAAAATGATGTACAAAAAACTCTCAATATAACCCCCAATACTACAGTCCTTGATTTTATGATTgcctgctcaaaaaaaaaaaaaattcttgtaaAAGTTAATATAGGATATTCATTTCCAtgtattattactataaaagtgaataaaaaaggTCGAACATGCCCGACACCCCATATTCTGCTGATAAGCACTGGTCAATATGAAATACAGTTGCTGCTTACtcatatttatatactgtatttatacaaatatattgtTTCAGCTTCAAAATGACTAGATGTGTAGGTACATATATTTAGGGGAATTTCGCATGTCGAGTCAACGAATATGCAGCTTGTGTAGGCTAAGCTAACACTGCTAACAGCCTGTATGAGATGTAGGCTAATAGCCTACACTGGATtataagttgattatttattggTCAGGTTATATAGtttgtttttgcacatttctcaAGCATAtagcctactttttttttttaattgagaaCATTTCTGAGCACTCAGGAAAAACAAGATCAGCTTTCTTACAGCACAAATGAGATTTTTTGTTTAGCCTTTAAAAATAGCCCAATGAAGAATAACTGTAATGGTGCTTTTTAATTATTGCAATGTataagtgaaatgtttttaaccAAAGCTTGCAAAGCCTTTAATTAAAATTGATTTTACCGGAAAATCCCCACAATCTGTGCAAGCTAATTTAATAAGGTTAAGATAAATTAGGATAGGCCTACCAGTATATCCAGAAAGGCCTACATATTTCGTTGGTAACAAGTGACCTaatcctttcttctttttttttttttaacaagtcaGGACCATGAGATTTTAAGAATAGACTTTAAAAGCACACCTACTTATTTCCTCATGAAGTCGGTTGCAACCTGCATGTCATGGTCACATATAGGCCGTTATGTCGTGTTTACAAATAATAGCCTATTgttattcatataaaataaacGTATAAATGCATATTCGTTTTGATAAGTGAAAAAATTTgcattttgagattttttttaaccggCATCATTcttttgcaaataaaaacacGTGCAAAAAATAGATAATTTGTTTATGTCACTAAGGTCAATAATATGTTTGAGACAGAAATGTTGCACACAAGCCGAGCAAAATTTTGTTTCTGTAttctctgaagaaaaaaaaagaaaaagaaaaaaaaaggtactaaactgtacattTGCTTGTCAGTGGAGTGGTGCCCTTACTCTGGTGGTGCATTTTTTGTACCattagtgtgtaaatgtgcatgAGGTGTACCTTTAATttattactctaaaagctaattaaatgtACAACAATGGTCCTTAAGGTGCagttatgtattttaaatatttttaaaggtacactacattcaCGTGACCATATAGAACCTGCGGAGGCTTCAAAAGATGTACTCTAGAGCGGTACCGCCCCAGTGACCAGGAAAGTGCAGTTTAGTGGGTTTTTTCTGACAGTGTGAATATAGGAGGTTCGTGCATGACACCCGGTTTATGTATAATTTCGTTTATACTGATATAACCGCAGTGCGTCATAAGCGTGCTGGTGCTGTAATATGTGTGCTTTTATTAAAGGTGGTGAAGCTCGGCTGTCCCTCTGTAGCGGAAGCCCTGCTGCGCGCGGGCGCTGATCCAAACGTGCCCGACCCCAGCGGAGGACTGACGGTGATGCACGACGCGGCGCGCGAGGGCCACGCAGACACGCTGCAGGTGCTGCTGAGGTATGGAGCAGACGCCAGTCTCCAGGACGACGCTGGGAATCTGCCGCTGCATCTGGCGGCGCGCGAGGGACATCAGGGCGCAGTGGAGCTCCTGGCCCCGCACACCGCACATCCGCTTCTGCCCAACCATGCGGGTCTCACGCCCCTGCAGCTGGCATCACAACATCACAGAGACGATACGGCACGCTGGCTAGAGAACTACCGGCATGTGCCTTCACAACCAGAGTAGGTAGAGGAGCGCCCGCTTTGTGCTGTGACAGAGGTAGTGTAGAAAAACATGCTGAATGGGCGTTTTGGTAGTATTCGAGAAATATTCAGCTAACTACCTCTTTTTTATATTGTGAAATCTGGGCAGTGAAGCTGCGAGGAAAGAGCTGGAACGAAGGCTATTTTGAAGCACACACGTTTTGAAGGCCAAACGTTTTTACAGGCCTAGGCTGCTTTCTGTTAGTGTCCCGTTACATATGATAATCTTTCATCAGTGTTTCAATTGGTTTGATTTTTTAAGGGTATTcaaattggaatttttttttttttttttttattaaggtgTCACATGTCATTAGACTACACTCACTACTCCTCTAAGAAATAAAGGTTCCAAAcagtacttttccttgtcgGTGGTTGGTACCATCATGGGTGCATGTTCTATACCCTATTTTACCCCAGAAAGTTCATGTAGTGTACTTTTGATTAgcttttacaataaaataacattaaactgTACATTTCTTTGTCACTGGCATGGTACCATTAAGGGtgcatttaatatatttttaatcttttgacCTGGACACGTGAATACAgtatctttaaaatga
It contains:
- the cdkn2c gene encoding cyclin-dependent kinase 4 inhibitor C, encoding MAEAPDVNRLSTAAARGDLRETEEILESNINVNAKNKFGRTALQVVKLGCPSVAEALLRAGADPNVPDPSGGLTVMHDAAREGHADTLQVLLRYGADASLQDDAGNLPLHLAAREGHQGAVELLAPHTAHPLLPNHAGLTPLQLASQHHRDDTARWLENYRHVPSQPE